A stretch of the Longimicrobiaceae bacterium genome encodes the following:
- a CDS encoding PilZ domain-containing protein, whose product MSQLNRREFQRIDYPDALRPRLWSSYGCLEVLDCSERGLRCRLAGQDVPGPDTEVEGRLRFAGGRDVHVAGRVVRVREDAVALDLAAPGIPFQVILQEQLQLRRSALPPEEIPRLPWRPPD is encoded by the coding sequence GTGTCGCAGCTGAACCGGCGCGAGTTCCAGCGCATCGACTACCCGGACGCGCTCCGTCCCCGGCTCTGGTCGTCGTACGGCTGCCTGGAGGTGCTGGACTGCTCGGAGCGGGGGCTCCGGTGCCGCCTCGCCGGCCAGGACGTCCCCGGCCCCGACACCGAGGTGGAGGGCCGGCTCCGCTTCGCCGGCGGCCGGGACGTGCACGTCGCCGGGCGGGTGGTGCGGGTGCGGGAGGACGCCGTGGCGCTGGACCTGGCCGCGCCGGGGATCCCCTTCCAGGTCATCCTCCAGGAGCAGCTCCAGCTCCGCAGGAGCGCGCTCCCCCCGGAGGAGATCCCGCGCCTCCCGTGGCGGCCGCCCGACTGA